A window from Roseburia sp. 499 encodes these proteins:
- a CDS encoding ATP-binding protein produces METNKNKDRFEALSRMCLNNWHYIDRKVLSFHKEINFFTGHSGSGKSTIIDALQIVLYANTDGRGFFNKAAAEDSDRSLIEYLRGMVNIEDNNENAYLRNRDFSSTIVLELERTDTGEKQCVGIVFDVETATNEISRYFFWHKGELLENNYRMEKRVMSTEEVKEYLTRKFDKSEYFVTSRNETFRRKLYDDYLGGLDMEKFPMLFKRAIPFKMNSRLEDFVKEYICMEQDIHIEDMQESVIQYGRMQKKIMDTAEEINRLQEISQAYEKVEEKRKEIEKYEYFTKKLEILRGKEEIGELEEKIQFHKKDLEKLKEQIEVWEQERQEINRQKEELIRLIAETGYEEAKDQLKSVNELLERLERSKAEWDRTAAGLQEWADNDMASNAILWDVEKFCKYEIEKEELETLKRSIQELREEVIEERESIASQVKEIRRESKEVNAELSELHKGSKAYPREIIEARQYLYQTLSEKNGKAVKVSVLADLLDIAEERWRNAVEGYMGSNKLLLIVEPKYAKQAMELYQQMDKKKFSRVAILDTEKVMETEHRVKQGALAEAVKTKEDYVRSYIDFLLGNVIKCDSIDEMREHAIGVTDDCMLYQGYKLQHMNPNNYTKFAYIGAESLKRRMAMLKKQRDELEKKQLPLEEELQKLDNLLAMEALEKNTEHYCEWLSDIERIPAQQKEKTRLERRIMELQQKDVAGLKLQKEEVEKKLQKKEADIREARAGEVRQTDQIAEEEREYIQVNQEVVLLEKDFAPQAELEQEIATVIEQEHRLTLEQLRRRYAARQETGAEQKEQLFRQLTEIRSEYLRKYPNRGFGAASEENTQYDNLLEELQFNDLERFQKLAKEQAKSAVEHFKDDFMFKIRSAIKDAMTRKDELNKIIAGLDFGKDKYQFVFKKNTGEDGKYYDMFMDEDLEINPTQLNDNMDNQMNMFTMKHEDKYGDLINELMSIFIPPVDATPEEQEEAKRNMDKYADYRTYLSFDMQQIVRGEDGTDMKLKLSKMLRKNSGGEGQNPLYVALLASFAQAYRITLNTKYLRTPTIRLVVLDEAFSKMDGEKVASCISLIRSLGFQVIISATNDKIQNYLENVDKTFVFANPNKKSISIQEFEKKEFEQLEDVEAVL; encoded by the coding sequence ATGGAGACCAATAAAAATAAAGACCGGTTTGAGGCTTTGTCACGAATGTGCCTGAATAACTGGCATTATATAGACCGAAAGGTGTTGTCCTTTCACAAAGAAATTAACTTTTTTACGGGACATTCCGGAAGTGGAAAGTCTACAATTATTGATGCGTTGCAGATTGTATTATATGCCAATACGGACGGAAGGGGATTTTTCAACAAGGCGGCAGCAGAGGATTCGGACCGAAGCCTCATTGAATATCTTCGTGGAATGGTAAATATCGAAGATAACAATGAGAATGCATATCTTCGGAATCGTGATTTTTCCAGTACGATTGTGTTGGAATTAGAACGTACTGATACAGGTGAAAAGCAATGTGTGGGAATCGTATTTGATGTAGAAACAGCAACCAATGAGATTTCCAGATACTTTTTCTGGCATAAAGGGGAATTGCTGGAAAATAATTATCGTATGGAAAAGCGTGTCATGTCTACAGAAGAAGTGAAGGAATACCTCACCCGCAAGTTTGATAAAAGTGAATATTTTGTTACTTCCAGAAATGAGACTTTCCGCAGAAAGCTTTATGATGATTATCTGGGCGGACTGGATATGGAGAAATTCCCTATGCTTTTTAAACGAGCTATCCCTTTTAAGATGAACAGTCGATTGGAAGATTTTGTAAAGGAATATATCTGTATGGAGCAGGATATCCATATTGAGGACATGCAGGAAAGTGTAATTCAGTATGGAAGAATGCAGAAAAAGATTATGGATACGGCAGAAGAAATCAATCGTTTACAGGAGATTTCGCAGGCTTATGAAAAGGTAGAAGAGAAGCGAAAAGAGATTGAAAAGTACGAATATTTTACGAAGAAACTTGAGATTCTACGGGGCAAAGAAGAAATAGGGGAATTAGAAGAAAAGATTCAGTTCCACAAAAAAGATTTGGAAAAGCTGAAGGAACAGATTGAGGTTTGGGAGCAGGAACGTCAGGAAATCAATCGGCAGAAGGAGGAACTGATACGTCTTATTGCAGAAACGGGATATGAAGAAGCGAAAGACCAGTTAAAAAGTGTAAATGAATTGCTGGAACGACTAGAAAGAAGTAAGGCAGAGTGGGACAGAACTGCAGCAGGATTACAGGAATGGGCAGATAATGATATGGCAAGTAATGCCATATTGTGGGATGTGGAAAAATTCTGTAAATACGAGATAGAAAAAGAGGAATTAGAGACCCTAAAGCGTTCCATTCAGGAATTACGAGAAGAAGTTATAGAGGAAAGAGAGAGTATCGCTTCACAGGTAAAAGAAATTCGCAGAGAATCCAAGGAAGTGAATGCAGAACTTTCTGAATTGCATAAGGGAAGTAAGGCATATCCAAGAGAAATCATAGAGGCAAGACAATACCTGTATCAGACCCTTTCCGAAAAGAATGGAAAAGCGGTAAAGGTAAGTGTACTTGCAGATTTATTGGATATTGCAGAGGAGCGTTGGCGGAATGCGGTAGAAGGTTATATGGGCAGTAATAAGCTACTCTTAATTGTGGAACCCAAATATGCCAAGCAGGCAATGGAATTGTATCAACAGATGGATAAGAAGAAGTTTTCCAGAGTAGCAATATTAGATACTGAAAAAGTAATGGAAACAGAGCATCGTGTAAAGCAGGGGGCATTGGCAGAGGCAGTAAAGACAAAGGAAGATTATGTAAGAAGTTACATTGACTTTTTACTTGGAAACGTGATTAAGTGTGATTCCATTGATGAAATGAGGGAGCATGCTATTGGGGTAACAGATGACTGTATGCTATATCAGGGGTATAAGTTGCAGCATATGAATCCTAATAATTATACGAAGTTTGCATACATTGGTGCAGAAAGCTTAAAACGACGTATGGCTATGTTGAAAAAACAGCGGGATGAATTGGAAAAGAAACAGTTGCCATTAGAAGAGGAATTACAGAAGTTAGATAATTTGCTTGCGATGGAAGCCTTAGAGAAGAATACGGAACATTATTGCGAATGGCTTTCTGATATAGAACGGATTCCTGCGCAACAGAAGGAAAAGACGCGCTTAGAACGCCGTATTATGGAATTACAGCAGAAAGATGTGGCAGGACTGAAGTTGCAGAAAGAGGAAGTAGAAAAGAAACTTCAGAAAAAAGAGGCAGATATACGCGAGGCAAGAGCCGGAGAAGTACGTCAGACTGACCAGATTGCCGAAGAGGAGCGAGAGTACATTCAGGTTAATCAGGAAGTGGTATTGCTGGAAAAGGATTTTGCACCGCAAGCAGAGTTAGAACAGGAAATTGCTACTGTAATTGAACAGGAGCATCGTCTTACTTTGGAACAGTTAAGACGTCGGTATGCGGCGCGTCAGGAAACAGGGGCAGAACAGAAAGAACAGCTATTCCGCCAACTTACAGAAATACGTAGTGAGTATTTGCGAAAGTACCCGAATCGTGGATTTGGCGCAGCAAGCGAAGAGAATACACAGTACGACAATCTGTTAGAGGAATTACAATTTAATGATTTGGAGCGATTCCAGAAGCTTGCAAAAGAACAGGCAAAGTCAGCAGTTGAGCATTTTAAAGATGATTTTATGTTCAAGATACGTAGTGCTATCAAGGATGCCATGACAAGAAAGGATGAGTTGAATAAAATTATTGCCGGATTAGATTTCGGTAAGGATAAATATCAGTTTGTCTTTAAGAAGAATACAGGAGAAGACGGAAAATATTATGATATGTTTATGGATGAGGATTTGGAAATCAATCCGACTCAGTTAAACGATAATATGGATAACCAGATGAACATGTTTACCATGAAGCATGAGGACAAGTATGGTGATTTGATTAATGAATTGATGTCTATTTTTATTCCACCGGTGGATGCCACTCCGGAAGAGCAGGAGGAAGCAAAGAGAAATATGGATAAGTACGCGGATTATCGTACTTATTTGTCCTTTGATATGCAACAGATTGTGCGTGGAGAAGATGGTACTGACATGAAATTAAAACTTAGCAAAATGCTTCGAAAAAATTCCGGTGGAGAAGGTCAGAACCCATTGTATGTGGCGTTATTGGCAAGTTTTGCACAGGCCTATCGCATTACATTGAATACAAAGTATTTGAGAACACCAACCATTCGATTGGTAGTGTTGGATGAGGCATTTTCTAAGATGGATGGAGAAAAGGTGGCAAGTTGTATCAGCTTAATACGAAGTCTGGGATTCCAGGTAATTATCAGTGCTACCAATGATAAAATACAGAATTATCTGGAAAATGTAGATAAGACTTTCGTATTTGCAAACCCTAATAAAAAAAGCATTTCTATTCAGGAATTTGAAAAGAAAGAATTTGAGCAGTTGGAGGATGTAGAAGCGGTTCTATAG
- a CDS encoding DUF4194 domain-containing protein — protein MIEYFDLLPEEEQQQLTEVIQTLLKQTFVLERKYEKRTGRFIFNREYRILSKHLEFLKEYFKIAGMEIVENIPSGVIYIRGEGIAPERLSKLATIYLLILKLIYDEQMASASTSINIYTTLGEINERVGSFNLLKDRPSLTEIKRTLVLLKKYQLVEVLDPLEELESETRIIIYPCINMVLLGEEVKHLLESFQEDTALENEQEEVFVANEVDETEIEEAETKEQEEEGTTDGDQ, from the coding sequence ATGATAGAATATTTTGATTTATTACCGGAAGAGGAACAGCAGCAGTTGACCGAGGTAATACAGACATTATTAAAGCAGACCTTTGTGTTAGAACGAAAATATGAGAAGCGTACCGGACGTTTTATCTTTAATCGCGAATATCGGATTCTAAGTAAACATTTGGAATTTCTGAAAGAGTATTTTAAGATTGCCGGTATGGAAATTGTAGAAAATATACCGAGTGGTGTGATTTATATTCGTGGAGAGGGCATTGCACCGGAACGACTTTCTAAGCTTGCGACTATTTATTTACTGATTTTGAAATTAATTTATGATGAACAGATGGCATCAGCATCTACCAGCATCAATATTTATACTACGTTGGGAGAGATTAACGAGCGGGTAGGAAGTTTTAATTTGTTAAAAGACAGACCATCTCTTACAGAAATTAAACGTACCCTTGTCTTGTTAAAGAAATATCAATTAGTGGAAGTATTAGACCCATTAGAGGAACTGGAGTCTGAGACTAGAATTATTATTTATCCGTGTATCAATATGGTGCTCTTAGGAGAGGAAGTAAAACATCTTTTAGAAAGTTTCCAGGAGGATACGGCTTTGGAAAACGAACAGGAAGAGGTATTTGTGGCGAATGAGGTGGATGAGACGGAAATAGAAGAGGCAGAAACGAAGGAACAAGAGGAGGAAGGAACAACAGATGGAGACCAATAA
- a CDS encoding sensor histidine kinase: MKENDKLKGFLIKRFLLILVFVASSEVLINIFYNQIVYPWLAGTMKINIFMTRVNAGESLTTFCKGILWILGHGLAGAIPFGIGRQLGSFVDDWAGKHIVSQLMSQTAQMNGREQQIYFAGVVAVLLLLMLGLLLPYVLSAIWFSRMVTRKVVELEQEEQLKREEYDRRRNLLLSDVAHDLKTPMTTVTGYASALAGGQVAETEKQQEYLQMIYNKSMQMSGLITLLFEYVKLDSEGFALKKKRENITEILRESVAALYTDFEAKNMEVEVFLPEEPIYSCVDRVQFQRAINNLLNNAIKHNPFETEVGIIMKAEEDCVEIRICDNGVLISKETADYIFDPFVMGDESRTNKGGSGLGLSIVQKIISMHGGVIQLRQDLEGDYKKAFIIKMKIEEE, from the coding sequence ATGAAAGAGAACGATAAGTTAAAAGGATTTTTGATAAAAAGGTTTCTGTTGATTTTAGTGTTTGTAGCAAGCAGTGAAGTATTGATTAATATTTTCTATAATCAAATCGTTTATCCGTGGCTTGCGGGTACGATGAAAATCAATATTTTCATGACTAGGGTCAATGCAGGGGAATCCTTAACTACTTTTTGCAAAGGAATTTTATGGATACTTGGACATGGATTAGCGGGAGCAATTCCTTTCGGAATAGGAAGGCAGTTGGGGAGTTTTGTGGATGATTGGGCAGGAAAGCATATTGTAAGTCAGCTAATGAGCCAGACAGCACAGATGAATGGAAGAGAACAACAGATATATTTTGCAGGAGTTGTGGCAGTATTACTTTTATTAATGTTAGGATTGTTACTTCCCTATGTATTGTCAGCCATTTGGTTTAGCAGAATGGTTACAAGAAAAGTGGTAGAACTGGAACAAGAAGAACAGTTAAAAAGAGAGGAATACGATAGAAGGAGAAATCTGCTGTTGTCAGATGTAGCCCATGATTTAAAAACTCCTATGACTACGGTGACAGGATATGCCAGTGCATTGGCAGGAGGACAGGTGGCAGAGACGGAGAAGCAACAGGAATATCTTCAGATGATTTATAATAAATCCATGCAGATGAGTGGATTGATTACATTATTATTTGAATATGTTAAACTGGATAGCGAGGGATTTGCACTGAAAAAGAAACGAGAGAATATTACAGAGATTTTGCGTGAAAGCGTAGCGGCTTTGTATACGGATTTCGAAGCAAAGAACATGGAAGTAGAGGTGTTTCTACCGGAGGAACCCATATATTCTTGTGTAGATAGAGTGCAGTTTCAAAGAGCAATTAATAATTTGTTAAATAATGCCATAAAGCATAATCCTTTCGAAACAGAGGTAGGTATTATTATGAAGGCAGAAGAGGACTGTGTAGAGATACGAATCTGCGATAATGGTGTTTTGATTTCGAAAGAAACAGCGGATTATATTTTTGATCCATTTGTTATGGGAGATGAGTCCAGAACAAATAAAGGGGGTAGTGGACTGGGATTAAGTATTGTGCAGAAGATTATTTCTATGCATGGCGGAGTGATTCAGCTCCGGCAGGATTTAGAGGGGGATTATAAAAAGGCATTTATTATAAAAATGAAGATAGAAGAGGAATAA
- a CDS encoding DUF975 family protein codes for MWTRKELKTKSKIRFQANYWKSVLVALVLMLVIGTLGGGSVLTEKFSGNGNSETQDSEESIAYDMGYSMGHSMGDAVTEKNDVVGDAVVMAVFVIILVIAIIVVGIIIIPLQVFVFNPLEIGCKRFFLKNLKEDAQAREMCYAFDNGYKSNVKTMFFRDLYTFLWMLLLIIPGIIKAYEYQMIPYILAENPGMDKKEAFALSKKMMYGNKWKSFVLDLSFLGWNILNILTLGVLGIFYVSPYECQTEAALYEAIKNQ; via the coding sequence ATGTGGACAAGAAAAGAATTAAAAACAAAATCTAAAATAAGATTTCAGGCAAATTATTGGAAATCAGTTCTGGTGGCATTGGTTTTGATGCTTGTGATAGGAACATTAGGAGGAGGAAGTGTTTTGACAGAAAAGTTTAGTGGAAACGGTAATTCTGAAACACAGGATAGTGAAGAGAGTATTGCGTATGATATGGGATATAGTATGGGACATAGTATGGGGGATGCAGTGACAGAGAAGAATGATGTAGTTGGTGATGCAGTGGTTATGGCAGTCTTTGTTATTATCTTAGTGATTGCAATTATTGTAGTAGGTATTATTATAATTCCATTGCAAGTATTTGTGTTTAATCCGTTGGAAATTGGCTGCAAGCGATTTTTTCTAAAAAATCTAAAAGAAGATGCACAGGCGCGGGAAATGTGTTATGCTTTTGATAATGGATATAAAAGTAATGTGAAGACGATGTTCTTCCGAGATTTGTATACATTTTTGTGGATGCTGCTTTTGATAATACCGGGAATTATAAAGGCATATGAATATCAGATGATTCCATATATACTGGCAGAGAATCCAGGAATGGATAAAAAGGAAGCATTTGCTTTAAGTAAGAAAATGATGTATGGAAATAAGTGGAAATCTTTTGTTCTGGACTTGTCATTCCTGGGATGGAATATTTTAAATATTCTTACCCTTGGCGTTCTTGGAATCTTTTATGTAAGTCCTTATGAATGTCAGACAGAGGCAGCTCTTTACGAAGCAATAAAGAATCAGTAA
- a CDS encoding response regulator transcription factor, translating into MAYTVLIADDEKEIRELLRLYLEKDGYQVVEAEDGIQAVKLLEKKEIDLALLDIMMPGMDGYQVLKRIRENSNIPVMILSAKNQDVDKILGLDLGADDYLSKPFNPLEAMARINSNIRRFYSLGAKGKEIKELKVKDLRLDTEACAVYKNDTLIDLTSVEYRIMRMFMENPGKVFTKQQLFEEGWGEEYIVADNSIMVCISKLRAKLSEENDAYIKTIRGLGYRMEKE; encoded by the coding sequence ATGGCATATACAGTGTTGATTGCAGATGATGAAAAGGAGATTCGTGAACTTTTACGTTTGTATTTGGAAAAGGATGGCTATCAGGTAGTAGAGGCAGAAGATGGGATACAAGCGGTGAAGTTACTGGAAAAGAAAGAAATAGATTTAGCGTTGCTGGATATTATGATGCCTGGAATGGATGGCTATCAGGTATTGAAAAGGATTCGGGAAAACAGTAATATTCCGGTAATGATATTGTCGGCGAAGAATCAGGATGTAGATAAGATTCTGGGGTTGGATTTGGGAGCTGACGATTATTTGTCAAAGCCTTTTAACCCGTTAGAAGCAATGGCGAGAATTAATTCTAATATTCGCCGGTTCTATTCTTTGGGAGCAAAGGGAAAAGAAATAAAAGAACTTAAGGTTAAGGATTTGCGTTTGGATACAGAAGCATGCGCAGTATATAAAAACGATACCTTGATAGATTTGACTTCCGTTGAATATCGGATTATGCGTATGTTTATGGAGAATCCGGGAAAGGTGTTTACGAAACAGCAGCTTTTTGAGGAAGGCTGGGGGGAAGAATATATTGTGGCAGATAATAGTATTATGGTATGCATCAGTAAGTTGCGTGCAAAACTTTCAGAAGAAAATGATGCTTACATAAAGACAATTCGCGGACTGGGATATCGTATGGAGAAGGAATGA
- a CDS encoding helix-turn-helix domain-containing protein — MSNYAIGEILKEIRERKKCSQEEVCYGICAVSTLSRIENGRQIPSKRVLEAVTQRLGIADYLCPTYAGKEELIIYETGKKLAISLENADEKRTKQLIRRLEQQVESLKKVNVNVCMEEQHILYAKAVLQKRKGAREQSILKMMLEAVRLTLPDFDGIHMKNHFLTFQEITILNDIGCLYYELGKKIEAFQILIGLKKYMEEHIPDEKGADKYPAIIQNMVSWLLRERSYEDALPLCEKGLECCIAHGKMRGFPMLLYQKATLLAETGQVDKSRECFFQSIAIFHAINQHQQAEDIRMFANKNYKLNL, encoded by the coding sequence ATGTCCAATTATGCAATTGGAGAGATTCTTAAGGAAATAAGAGAGCGAAAGAAGTGTTCTCAAGAAGAAGTATGTTATGGAATATGTGCAGTTTCTACGCTTTCGAGAATTGAAAATGGTAGACAGATTCCCAGTAAAAGAGTATTGGAAGCAGTAACGCAGCGATTAGGGATTGCAGATTATCTGTGTCCTACTTATGCGGGGAAAGAAGAACTGATAATTTATGAAACTGGGAAAAAGTTAGCAATAAGCCTTGAAAATGCGGATGAAAAAAGAACGAAACAGTTAATACGCCGACTGGAGCAACAGGTAGAATCTTTAAAAAAGGTTAATGTAAACGTATGCATGGAGGAACAGCATATTTTGTATGCAAAAGCAGTTCTGCAAAAACGGAAAGGTGCTAGGGAACAGAGTATTTTGAAGATGATGCTGGAAGCTGTGAGGTTAACGTTACCGGATTTTGATGGAATTCATATGAAGAATCATTTTTTGACTTTTCAGGAGATAACAATTTTAAATGATATTGGTTGCCTGTATTATGAGTTGGGAAAGAAAATAGAAGCGTTTCAAATTCTTATAGGGTTAAAGAAATATATGGAAGAACATATTCCGGATGAAAAAGGGGCCGATAAATATCCTGCAATTATTCAAAATATGGTGAGTTGGCTTTTAAGGGAAAGAAGCTATGAGGATGCCCTGCCTCTATGTGAAAAGGGGTTAGAGTGTTGTATTGCACATGGAAAAATGAGGGGATTTCCCATGCTATTATATCAAAAAGCAACACTGTTGGCAGAGACAGGGCAGGTAGACAAGTCCCGTGAATGCTTCTTTCAGAGTATAGCTATATTTCATGCTATAAATCAGCACCAGCAGGCGGAAGATATTCGCATGTTCGCGAATAAAAACTATAAATTGAATTTATAG
- a CDS encoding chloride channel protein produces MREKFICYVKPLGSQLFIFLKWLLFSVLSGIIVGGIGTLFHFCMTYATDTRGNYPWLIFFLPVAGIFIVGAYHLMRDERDTGTNLVLSAIHSGESIPLKMAPLIFISTVLTHLFGGSAGREGAALQLGGSIGNSLGRVFRFDEKDQHIMIMCGMSAAFSALFGTPMAAAIFSMEVVSVGIMHYSALVPCVISSLIAHGIALHFGIMPEQFTIAQFPAFSIKNAIIVAFLAILCAVVSAFFCIALHTSEKLQKCFFPNAYLRIFIGGILIILFTLLVGNQDYNGAGMFVIERCFDGTCVPYAFLLKILFTAITLGAGYKGGEIVPSFFIGATFGFTFGNILGFSPELCTAVAMGAVFCGVTNCPISSLLICFELFGFDAMPYFLLSIALSYMLSGYYGLYHSQKIVYSKYKTEFINRKTH; encoded by the coding sequence ATGAGAGAAAAATTTATATGTTATGTAAAACCGCTTGGCTCACAACTTTTCATTTTCCTGAAATGGCTACTTTTTTCCGTATTATCAGGTATCATTGTTGGGGGAATCGGAACACTATTCCATTTCTGTATGACTTATGCTACTGACACACGCGGGAATTATCCGTGGTTAATTTTTTTCCTGCCCGTTGCAGGCATTTTTATCGTGGGCGCTTATCATCTCATGCGCGATGAAAGGGACACGGGAACCAATCTGGTACTTTCTGCCATTCATTCCGGAGAAAGTATCCCTCTAAAAATGGCCCCTCTTATCTTTATCTCTACGGTCCTGACTCATCTTTTCGGCGGTTCCGCAGGAAGAGAAGGTGCTGCTCTGCAACTTGGAGGCAGTATTGGCAATTCCCTTGGAAGAGTCTTTCGTTTTGACGAAAAAGATCAACACATCATGATTATGTGTGGTATGAGTGCAGCCTTTTCTGCACTTTTTGGTACTCCTATGGCCGCTGCCATTTTCTCTATGGAAGTAGTAAGTGTCGGCATTATGCATTACTCTGCCCTAGTTCCCTGTGTAATCTCATCTCTGATTGCCCATGGAATTGCTTTGCACTTTGGAATTATGCCGGAACAATTCACCATTGCGCAGTTTCCTGCCTTTTCCATAAAAAATGCCATTATCGTTGCATTTCTTGCCATACTTTGTGCTGTGGTGAGTGCATTTTTCTGTATTGCACTACACACCTCTGAGAAACTGCAAAAATGCTTTTTTCCCAATGCATACCTTCGCATCTTCATTGGAGGCATTCTGATTATTTTATTCACTCTGCTTGTAGGAAATCAGGATTACAATGGTGCCGGTATGTTTGTTATTGAACGTTGCTTTGACGGAACATGTGTTCCGTATGCTTTTTTACTTAAAATTCTCTTCACTGCCATCACGCTAGGTGCAGGATATAAAGGCGGAGAAATTGTTCCTTCCTTTTTCATTGGTGCTACCTTTGGTTTCACCTTTGGAAACATTCTCGGATTTTCTCCGGAGCTCTGTACTGCTGTAGCAATGGGTGCTGTCTTTTGCGGTGTTACCAACTGCCCCATCAGTTCTTTACTCATCTGCTTCGAACTGTTTGGCTTTGATGCAATGCCCTACTTCCTTTTGTCAATTGCATTGAGCTATATGCTGTCCGGCTATTATGGCTTATACCATAGCCAGAAAATTGTATACTCTAAATATAAAACAGAATTTATCAACCGAAAAACCCATTAA
- a CDS encoding Wadjet anti-phage system protein JetA family protein produces MEYQYDIPDSFYSLFRSPNRDTYIEALLIINEEYEYQSYFLSREACVRILSEYFSQKKIRMEREENETELDILETPANRILNWLLKSQWLKKLEDYYAQVTNIIIPDYAAIFIEAFEKLTSEDMDDTEVYIQNVYAILFSLKNDGRANMGLLKTALVNTRKLNKSLQDMLHNMDKFFASLLEKDFYGDLLKDHLEGYVEEIIRKKYHILKTSDNFYIYKTDIKQWLREMQSDYDWIMAIKNREQGNVTEQEIIETLERIDHGFDDIERRIANMDKEHMKYVKATVVRLNYLLDGEGSMKGMIIQLLNEISSHEQQDSMLTRTAEHMNLASFETLTEKSLYRKRAPRKNFIENLQPEEEHEELSKEDILRLNQIHRRYSRRQIEEFLEMHVDMDGNVKVNEETVKSDEDFEKLILAYDYAGKKNSRYMVNVKEEEVVDNGNYVYPKLTFIRRGTE; encoded by the coding sequence ATGGAATACCAATATGACATACCAGATAGTTTCTATAGTCTGTTCCGATCGCCTAATCGGGACACTTATATAGAGGCTTTATTGATTATTAATGAAGAATATGAATACCAGAGTTACTTTTTGAGCCGGGAAGCATGTGTGCGGATTCTGAGTGAGTATTTTTCCCAGAAAAAGATTCGAATGGAACGGGAAGAAAACGAAACAGAGTTGGACATTTTGGAAACCCCGGCTAATCGTATTTTAAACTGGTTGTTAAAAAGCCAGTGGCTGAAAAAGTTAGAAGATTATTACGCGCAGGTAACCAATATTATTATTCCTGACTATGCAGCAATTTTTATAGAAGCATTTGAAAAGCTTACCAGTGAGGATATGGACGATACGGAAGTCTATATTCAAAACGTTTATGCAATCTTATTTTCTTTAAAAAATGATGGAAGAGCCAATATGGGATTATTAAAAACAGCATTGGTGAATACGAGAAAATTGAACAAATCATTGCAGGATATGCTTCACAATATGGACAAGTTTTTTGCAAGTCTCTTGGAAAAAGATTTTTATGGAGATTTACTGAAAGACCATCTGGAAGGCTATGTGGAAGAGATTATTCGAAAAAAATATCACATTTTAAAGACGAGCGATAACTTTTACATTTATAAGACAGATATTAAGCAGTGGCTTCGGGAAATGCAGAGTGATTATGATTGGATTATGGCAATCAAAAACCGAGAGCAAGGAAATGTAACGGAACAAGAGATTATTGAAACCTTAGAGCGTATTGACCATGGTTTTGATGACATTGAACGCAGAATTGCCAATATGGACAAGGAACATATGAAGTATGTTAAGGCAACGGTGGTAAGATTGAATTATCTGTTGGATGGAGAAGGAAGTATGAAGGGGATGATTATTCAGCTTTTGAATGAAATTTCTTCCCATGAACAGCAGGATAGTATGCTTACACGAACAGCAGAACATATGAATTTGGCAAGTTTTGAAACGTTAACAGAGAAGTCTTTATATCGTAAAAGGGCACCACGAAAGAACTTTATTGAAAATCTTCAGCCAGAGGAGGAACATGAAGAACTTTCGAAGGAAGATATTTTACGGTTGAATCAGATTCATCGAAGGTATAGCAGACGTCAGATTGAAGAATTCTTAGAAATGCATGTAGATATGGATGGCAATGTAAAGGTGAATGAAGAAACTGTAAAGAGCGATGAAGATTTTGAAAAATTGATTCTTGCTTACGATTATGCAGGAAAGAAAAACAGTAGATATATGGTAAATGTAAAAGAAGAGGAAGTTGTGGATAACGGAAACTATGTATATCCAAAACTTACTTTTATTAGGAGAGGAACAGAATGA